The DNA window CCAGACTGTCTATTACAAGTGGCGCGATGCGTTCTTGGAAGGTGGCAAAATGCCTTGGCAAGGGGAAGCGCGTCTCGCGATCAAGCTCTTACTGCTTAAGATCTCAGAGATTGCAAAAGATCATCAGAAAACAGGCCATACAGATCGAGATATTAAAAAAACGGAAGAGCTAT is part of the Acetomicrobium sp. S15 = DSM 107314 genome and encodes:
- a CDS encoding transposase; the encoded protein is MKQRKWTAEEKFAIVIEGLKGQKTVSEICRDHALSQTVYYKWRDAFLEGGKMPWQGEARLAIKLLLLKISEIAKDHQKTGHTDRDIKKTEELSTTR